In Actinoplanes lobatus, the DNA window TGGCCTGCTGTTGCTGTTCGTGCTGGCGATCGCCGGACTGGTGGCCGGTGTGCTGGCCGGATGGCTGACCCGCTGGTGGGTCGCCAAGTGGGGAGTGAACTGATGCGCAGTCTGTCGGCCCTGATCGCCCTCGGTTTCATCATGTTGCCCTCCCCCGCGCTCGCCGACCCCTCGGAGGAGCCGAAGCCGGCCGCCGGGATCAACTCGGCCGGCACCTCCTTCCTGACCGCGGTGACGATCGCCGCCGGCCAGCCGGTAAAGGTCGGCGCGGTCACCGGTGACTACCTCTACTGGTCGTTCCCCGCCGAGGCCGGGCAGCGCCCGGAGCTGGCGGTCACGGTGGACCTGTCGAAGGCCGCCGACCGTACCGGCGCCCAGTCCTGGACCGTCGAGGTGTTCGACGGGCTGCGGCGGCGGCAGGCGTGCGTGGGCGGCGAGCAGAGCCCGGTCGCGGCGGCCTCCGACACCGAGCTCACCCTCGGCTGCCGGCTGCGGCAGGTCCGGTCCTGGGCCGAGCCGTGGGACGGTGACCCGCTTCCGGGCACCTACTACGTACGGCTCTCCAGCACCGACCTGCCGGAGAAGGACCTGGGCCTGCCGATCGACGTGGCCCTGAGCCTCGATCTTTTAAATGGTGACACCAGCGCCGACCAGGGATCGCTGGCGGCGCCGCTGGTGCCGGACAACCGCCCGGGTGAGGTGCTGACCGCCGCCCCGTCCCCGTCGGCGACGGCCGAGGCCGAGGCCGACGGCATCTCGCTGGACTGGCTGCCGGACTTCTCGTCCCGCTGGGTGTGGACGGCCGCCGGTGGCGTGATCGCCGCGATCACCGGCCTGATCGGGTTCTCCTGGACCCGAAGGCGCCGGGCCTGATCCGATGAAAGGGGGGCCTCGGCCCCCCTTTCCCGTTACAGCTTGTCGAGCTGGGTGACGACCATCGCGACGGCGAAGAAGCCGTAGAAGCCGATCGCCACGATCATGCCGCCGAGCCGCCAGCCACGCATCCGCACCGGCGCCGGCAGGTCCCGGGTGTTCAGCTTCACCAGCAGGATCGAGTAGAGCAGCGTCACCACCGAGGCCGCGCAGGTGGAGACGATCAGCAGGCCGAGCGGCTGGGTGAAGCCGGCCAGCAGGATGGCCGAGCCGAGCACGATCTCCGCCCACACCACGGTCAGGTAGATCCGCGGCTCGGTCCAGCGCGCGGAGCCGGCGAGGTAGTTGCGGCGCAGGAAGTCCGACGCCACCCGGCCGATGATGTCGAGCAGGCCCATCGCGGCGGCCCACAGCGACACCGCGGCCACCGCCAGGAACAGCAGCTTGAGCCACGGGCCGACCTCGTCCGCGAAGATCTCGCCCTGGATCCGCAGGAACGACGGGTCCGACTTGAGGTCGCCCCGGCCGAACAGCGTCTCGTACGCGAGCAGGCTCATCACGCCGATGGTCACGAAGCAGACCGCCACGAACGTGACCAGATGCTCGACGTTGGCCCGCTTCCACCACACCTTCCAGCGGCCCATCGACGTCTCGTCGAGCGGGAACGTGTACCGGTCGCCGCCGCCGGCCGCCTCCTCCTGCCCGGTGATCGGGGAGATCAGCCGGGGTACGTGGGCGCCCATGCCGTACCGCTTGTCCCGGATCCAGTTGCTCAGCACCAGGTTGTGCACGCCACCGGCGCCGGCCGCGCCGATCGCACTGAGCAGCATGGTGAAGGTGATGCCGTCCGGGATCTGCCCGAACTCGGTGACCGTGGCCTTCGCGCCGTCACCCCAGGTGCTCAGTGAGATCACGAAGACGACCACGACGGCCAGGAAGAACAGCGTCAGGGCGACCTTGACGGCCTCGACCCGCTCGACGGTCCGGTAGACCACCTTGGACAGCGACAGCAGCACGCCGATGATCACCAGGGTGGCCACCGTGATCCAGACCGGGTCGCCACCCCCGATCAGGTACGTGAAGACGGTCGAGCCGCTGGTCGCCCAGCCGGGCCAGACGTACTGGAAGGCGCCGGCCAGGCAGATGATGACGCCCCAGCCCTTCCACCAGCGGGAGAAGCCGGCGACCACGGTCTGCCCGGTGGCCAGGGTGTAGCGCTCGATCTCCATGTTGATGACGAACTGCACGGCCAGCGTGGTGAACGCCAGCCAGAGCAGGCCCAGGCCGCCGATCGCGGTCAGGTACGGCCAGAGGATGATCTCGCCGGCCGCCAAGCCGATGCCGACGGCGACGACGCCGGGGCCGATCATCCGGCGTAGCGAGAGGGGTTCGGGGAGTTCACGAGTGGTGGTCTCGGTCAGCATTGCCGCTCCAGGATCTGGGAGAGGTGAAGCAACATCCGCGCGATATCGGGGGTACGCCCGGTGAACAGCTCGAACGCCGCGGCGGCCTGGTAGGCGCACATCGCCGTGCCGCCGATCGTCCGCAGACCGCGGGCACGGGCGGCACGCAGCAGCTCCGTCTCCAACGGCATGTAGACGATGTCGGCGACCCACAGGCCACGGTGGAGCGACTCTGCGGGAAGCGGCGTTCCCGGGTGGTGGTGCATGCCGATCGGGCTGGCGTTGACCAGCCCGTCGGCGTCGGCGAGCAGCTCCGGCGTGGCCGTCGTCGCATGGCGCGCGCCGATCCGGTCGGCAAGCTCCGCGCCGCGGGCCCTGTCCGGGTCCACGATCGTCAGCCGCTCGGCGCCCAGTTCACGCAACGCATGGGCACAGGCCGCCCCGGCGCCGCCCGCGCCCAGTTGCACGACATGGCGGACGGCCACATCGGGCAGTTGGGAACGGAAGGACTCGGCGAAGCCGTACGCGTCGGTGTTGTGCCCCTGCCGTCGGCCGTCCCGGAAGACCACGGTGTTGACCGCATTGATGTCGCGGGCCAGCGGGGACAGGTCGTCGAGGTGTTCGATCACCTGCTGCTTGAACGGGTGGGTGATGTTGAGCCCGGCGAAACCGGCGCGGTCGGCCTCGTCGAGGAGCCGTTCGAGATCCGCGGTCTTCCCGGTGTCGAACAGCGTGTAGGTGAGCCCGAGGTGGTGGTGGCGCCCCTCGGCCTCGTGCAGCGCCGGTGACAGCGACGTGCCGATTCCGGCTCCGATCAACCCACACCGGAACGCCGCCATATCGATCTCCACTTCTAATGTACGAACTGGTACGTTAGTTATCGGGTGTGACGGCGGCCACTGTCAAGACTCACGGCAGACTTACTTTCCATGACACAGGAGAAGGCCGTGGTGGAGAGACAGCGCGACGCGGAACGCACCCGCACCGAACTCCTCGACGTGGCCACCGAGGAGTTCGCCGAGAACGGCTACAGCGGCGCCCGGGTCGACGAGATCGCCGCCCGCACCCGCACCACGAAACGGATGATCTACTACTACTTCGGCGGCAAGGAGCAGCTCTACCTGGCGGTTCTCGAGCGGGCGTACGCCGAGATCAGAGCCGCCGAACGCACCGTCGACGTCGACCACCTGGACCCGGTCGCCGCGGTCCGCCGCCTCGCCGAGGTCACCTTCGACCACCACGAGGCACACCCGGCCTTCATCAAACTGGTCGGCGTCGAGAACGCGCAGCACGCCAAACACATGAACCACGTGGCCCGGCTGGTCGACCTGAACAGCTCGGCCGTCGACCTGCTCCGCGGCGTCCTCGACCGGGGCCGCGCGGAAGGCGCCTTCCGCGACGACGTCGACGCCCTCGACGTACACATGATGATCAGTTCGTTCTGCTTCTTCCGCGTCGCCAACCGCCACACCTGGGGCGCGCTCTTCGACCGGGACCTGCTCGACGAGTCCCGCCGCGGGCACTACCGCACCATGCTCGGCGACCTGGTGACCGGCTATTTGAGAAAGTGAGATCCGATGCGCCGGTCGATCGCTACGGTTTGTGTTTCCGGCACCCTTGACGACAAGCTGACGGCGGCGGCCGCGGCCGGTTTCGACGGCATCGAGCTGTTCGAGAACGACCTCGTGGTCTCCCCGTGGTCACCGGCCGGGATCCGGCGGCGCTGCGCCGACCTGGGCCTCACCATCGACCTGTACCAGCCGTTCCGCGACTTCGAAGCGGTGCCGGACGAACTGCTCAAGGCCAACCTCTCGCGGGCCGAACGCAAATTCGAGGTGATGGCCGAACTCGGGACCGACACCGTCCTGGTGTGCTCGTCGGTGTCCCCCGCCGCCGTCGACGACGACGATCTGGCGACCGCACACCTGTCACTGCTGGCCGACCGGGCGGCGGCACACGGGATGCGGATCGCGTACGAGGCCCTGGCCTGGGGCCGTCACGTGTCCACGTGGGACCACTCGTGGCGGATAGTCCAGCAGGCTGATCATCCCGCTCTCGGGCTCTGCCTCGACTCGTTCCACGTACTGTCCCGCGAGATCCCCCCGGACGGCATCGCCGGCATCACCCCCGGCAAGATCTTCTTCCTGCAGTTGGCCGACGCCCCGCACCTGCGGATGGACGTGCTCCAGTGGAGCCGCCACCACCGCCTCTTCCCCGGCCAGGGCGCCTTCGACCTGCCCCGCTTCCTCGGCCTGGTGCTGTCCGCCGGCTACTCCGGCCCGCTGTCGCTCGAGGTCTTCAACGATGTCTTCCGCCAGTCGGATCCCGCCCGAACCGCGGTCGACGCGATGCGCTCCCTCACCCTCCTCGAAGACCGCCTCGCCACCCTCCCCGCCGCACCCCGCACCTCCCCCACCCCCGCCTCCACCGCGCCTCACGCCTCCACCGCCGCGCCCCACGCCTCCGCCACCCCGCCCCACGCCTCCGCCACCGCCGCCGCGCCCCACGCCTCCGCCTCCGCCACCGCGCCCCACGCTTCCACCGCCGCGCCCCACGCCTCCGCCACCGCGCCCCACGCCTCCGCCTCCGCGCCCCACGCCGCCCCCGCCGTTCAGCTCGCGGACCGGCCCGGCGTTCGGCGTCTTCCTCCCGCTCCGCGGCTGACCGGGCACGCCTTCACCGAATTCGCCGTCGACGGGCACTCGGGGCCCGAACTGCGGTCCGCCCTACGGGGTCTCGGCTTCGCGCACACCGGCCAGCACCGCACCAAACCGGTCGAACTCTGGGAACAGGGCGCCTGCCGGATCGTCCTGAACAGCGCGGTCACCCACCCCGGCCCCGCCGCGATCAGCGCCTTCGCCGTCACATCGGAGAATCCGCCGCTCTCCCTGGCCCGGGCCGAGGCGCTGTCCGCCCCCGCCCACCTCAACGTGCGCGAGCCCGGCGAGGCCGAACTCGCCGCGATCACCGCCCCGGACGGCACCAGCGTCCTCGTCACCCACCCCGGCGACAACTGGCGCTCCGACTTCCTGCCCACCGGCACACCGGCCGGCCCCGGCGCCGGGCTGCTCACCGTCGACCATCTCGGCCTGACCCAGCCATTCGACCACTTCGACGAGGCCGGGCTCTTCTACCACTCGGTGCTCGGCCTCGAACACCTTCCCACCGAGGAGTACGCAGCACCGTACGGCCTGATGCGCTCCCGCGCCGTATCCGATCCGCAGAGGACGGTCCGCGTCGCCCTGACCGTGGCCCTGCTCCGCCGCGGCGAATGGGCGCCCGCCGTCTCCGACCCTCAACACGTAGCATTCGCGACCGCCGACCTGATCGCCACCGCCCGCGCCCTGAGCCTGCCGCCGCTGCCGGTCCCGGCCAACTACTACGCCGACCTGGCCGCCCGCTTCGGCCTCACCGACGACTTCGTGGCCACCCTCCGCGAGCACGGCATCCTGTTCGACCGCGACCCCTCCGGCGGCGAACTGCTCCACCTCTACACCCCGGTCTTCGGCGGCCGCGTCTTCTTCGAAATCACCGAACGCCGCGCCGGCTACGACCGCTTCGGCGAACCCAACGCCCCCGTACGCATGGCCGCCCAACGCCACCGCCGCCTGACCACCACCCCTTAGCCCTCCCACCCACCACCCGAACCGCCCACCCCAAACCGCCCACCCCGCACCGCACCACCGCGCACCGCCTTCCCACCCACCGCACCACCACGCACCGTGCACCGCGCGCCACCGCGCCACCGCGCCACCGCGCACCGCGCGCCACCGCGCCGCCGCGCACCGTGCACCGCGCGCCACCGCACCACCGCGCACCGCCTTCCCACCCACCGCACCACCACGCACCGTGCACCGCGCGCCACCGCGCCACCGCGCCACCGCGCAAGGCCTGGCGCCTCGGCAGCCAGCGATCTTGGACGTTCTCCCACCGGATTCGGCGGCAAAACGTCCAAGATCCCGCTACCCGGGCGCGACCCCATCGCCCGCATCCGCCACCCACCCCGGAAGCCGTCCCACCGCAGCCGGACCGCCCACCCGCAGCCGACGATCTTGGACGATTTCCTACCGGATTCGGTGGCAAGACGTCCAAGATTCCGCCACCCTTGCGCCCCACCATCCGCAGCCGCCGCCACCCACCCACTCAGGGCGCCACCCAACCGCGGCCGGAACCACCGGGCCGGAGCCACCGCAGCCGCGACTCCCGCCCACTGCCAGGCGCCGCCCACAGCCGGCGACCTTGGACGTCTTGCCACCAAATCCGGTGGCAAGACGTCCAAGATCCCGCTACCCGGGCGCGACCCCATCGCCCGCATCCGCCGCCCCCGCCGGGCGCCGCCCGCCGCAGCCGGACCGCCCACCCGCAGCCGACGATCTTGGACGTTTTCCTACCAAATCCGGTGGGAAAACGTCCAAGATCCGGCCGACCTGGTTGCCCGGGCACCAACATCCGGCGACCTTGGACGGTCGACCACCAAATCCGGTGGGAAAACGTCCAAGATCTGCGTGGGGGGTCGGCGGCGGGCAAGGCGCGACGGGCGCGACGGGGCGGCGGCGGGCAAGGCGCGACGGGTCGGCGGCGGGCAAGGCGCGACGGGCGGGACGGGCGGGAGGGGGTGGATGCGGTTGGGGGGCTTCAGCCCGTACCGGAAAGGGGTTAAGGGCGACGGATCGCCGGGCCTCGATTCCACCAGAGGGAGAGGGTCACGCCGGTGACCACCAGGAGCGTGCCCAGGAGGAGGAACCAGGCGCTGATCTCGACGTCCCGCTTGGTGAGGCCGAACTCGCGGGGCAGGTCGGCGAGGACGTCGGTGAGCTGTTCGGCGTCCTCGGCCTTGAAGTAGCGGCCGCCGCTCAGGTCGGCCACCTGGGTGAGGGCTTCCTCGTCGATCTCGCGGTTGCCGCCGCCCCGCCCACCGCCGCCGAAGCCGCCTCCGCCGAAGCTTCCGCCGGTGAAGGCCGAGTCGCCGCTGACCTGGTCGGGGGTGCAGACCATCTGCTGCGGGTCGGTGGTGCCGAAGCCGATCGTGTAGACGCGCAGCCGGCGGGCGGCGGCCTGCTGGGCGGCGGTGACCGGGTCGACGCCGGTGGTGTTGGAGCCGTCGGTGAGGACGACGATGGTGTCCGGCTGGTAGTCGATCGGCGTGCCGTCCGGGGTTTCGGGCAGTTCGACGCCGGTGCCGGCCACCTCGGGGTTGATCTCGGCGATCGCGTCGATCGAGGTGAGGATGGCCTGGCCGATGGCGGTGCCGCGGCCGGTCTTGAGGTTCTCGATGGCCTTCAGCAGGGGGGCCTTGTCGGCGGTCGGCGCGACCAGCAGGCCGGCGATGCCGGAGAAGGCGACCAGGCCGATCCGGGTGTCGCCCTCTTGGGCCTCGACGAACTCGCGGGCCGCGTCGACGGCGACGGCCAGCCGGTTCGGGGCGATGTCGGTGTTGCACATCGAGCCGGAGACGTCGATGGCGAGCAGGATGGTGGTGTCGTTGGATGGCACCGTGACCGATGCCTGTGGCCGGGCCACGCCGCCGGCCAGGGCGAACAGTCCGGCCAGGAACAGGTAGACGGGGATCCGGCGGCGCCAGGCGGTGCGCCCGGGCAGGGCGGCACGGATCAGCGCGATGCTGGAGACGGTGACCGCGGTCCGCTTGCGGCGCCGGTTCAGCCACCAGCGGGCGGTCAGCAGGAGCGGTACGGCCAGCACCGCCAGCAGCGCCCACGGCCAGCTCAGCGACATCAGATGATCCTTCCGTGCCAGCGGATGCCCAGCAGCCCGCCGAGGGTGAGGAGCAGCAGGGCCGCCGCGGTGAACGGCGCGGTCAGCTCGATCGGCTCCTTCTCGGTGGTGAGCCGCAGGTCGATCGAGTCGGTGCTGGCGGCGAGCGCGCCCGCGTCGCCGGCCGCGTAGTAGGTGCCGCCGGTGACCTGGGCGACCGCGGTCAGCAGGGTCTCGTCGAGGGCGGTGGCCAGTTGGAAGCCGTCCACTTCGACGGTTCCGCCCTTGGCGGTGCCGACGCCGACGGTCTGGATCCGCACGCCGGCGGCCGCGGCGAGTTCGGCGGCGGCCTGTACGTCGGGCCCGCCGGTTTCCTCGCCGTCGGAGAAGACCACGATGGTGGCCGACGGCCAGTAGCCGAGGTCGGGCGCGGCACCGTTCTGTTCGGGCAGGTTGACCGGTTTGCCGGTGATGGTGCCGAGCGCGACCAGGATGGCCTTGCCGAGGGAGGTGCCGCCGCTGGGCGACACCCGTTCGATGGCGGCGATGGCGGCCGCGTGGTCGTCGGTGGGCGCCTGTGTGAGCAGGGCCTCGCTGCCGAAGACCAGTACGCCGACGTCGACGGTGTCCGGCTGGTCCTCGACGAAGCCTTTGGCGGCCTGCTGGGCGGCGGCCAGACGGCTCGGGGCGACGTCGCCGGCCGACATGCTGTTGGAGATGTCGAAGGCGAGCAGTACGGTGCCGGCGACCCGGGGTACGGCGACCTCGGCCTGCGGGCGGGCCAGGCCGATCAGCATGACCGGGACGGCGGCGAGGATCAGCGCGTACGGCAGATGCCGCCGCTTCCCCAGGCTTTTGAAGCCGGCCGCTTCGAGGGCCGCCGCACGCCTCTTGGCGAGTCCGACATATCCGGCTACCGCTGCGGCGCTCAGCAGGACGGCGACGGCGATCACGGCCGGGTAGAGGAAGGTCACCGGGGCCTCCGTCCGGAACGGCGGACCATGTCGACCAGGGTGGCGAGCATGTCCTGGTCGGTGGTGATCCGGTGGGGGTCGACGCCGGCCCGGCGCATGGCCTCGGCGACCTCCCGCTCGCGGGCGCCGACCTGTTCGGTGAGGCGGGCGCGCAGCAGCGGGTCGCTGGTGTCGACGAGCAGCTGTTCGCCGGTCTCGGCGTCCTCGACGAGGATCAGGCCGAGGTCGGGCAGTTCCAGTTCGGCGGGGTCGACGACGCGGATGACGACGACCTCGTGGCGGTGGGCGAGCCGGGCGAGCGGGCGGTCCCAGCCGGGGTCGCCGATGAAGTCGGACATCACGAAGACGAGGCTGCGCCTTTTCGAGGTCGTCGTGGCGGCCAGGTTGAGCATGGCCGCAAGGTCCGTCGTTTTGTCCGACTTTTTCGGAACATTTC includes these proteins:
- a CDS encoding bifunctional sugar phosphate isomerase/epimerase/4-hydroxyphenylpyruvate dioxygenase family protein, with protein sequence MRRSIATVCVSGTLDDKLTAAAAAGFDGIELFENDLVVSPWSPAGIRRRCADLGLTIDLYQPFRDFEAVPDELLKANLSRAERKFEVMAELGTDTVLVCSSVSPAAVDDDDLATAHLSLLADRAAAHGMRIAYEALAWGRHVSTWDHSWRIVQQADHPALGLCLDSFHVLSREIPPDGIAGITPGKIFFLQLADAPHLRMDVLQWSRHHRLFPGQGAFDLPRFLGLVLSAGYSGPLSLEVFNDVFRQSDPARTAVDAMRSLTLLEDRLATLPAAPRTSPTPASTAPHASTAAPHASATPPHASATAAAPHASASATAPHASTAAPHASATAPHASASAPHAAPAVQLADRPGVRRLPPAPRLTGHAFTEFAVDGHSGPELRSALRGLGFAHTGQHRTKPVELWEQGACRIVLNSAVTHPGPAAISAFAVTSENPPLSLARAEALSAPAHLNVREPGEAELAAITAPDGTSVLVTHPGDNWRSDFLPTGTPAGPGAGLLTVDHLGLTQPFDHFDEAGLFYHSVLGLEHLPTEEYAAPYGLMRSRAVSDPQRTVRVALTVALLRRGEWAPAVSDPQHVAFATADLIATARALSLPPLPVPANYYADLAARFGLTDDFVATLREHGILFDRDPSGGELLHLYTPVFGGRVFFEITERRAGYDRFGEPNAPVRMAAQRHRRLTTTP
- a CDS encoding TetR/AcrR family transcriptional regulator; the encoded protein is MTQEKAVVERQRDAERTRTELLDVATEEFAENGYSGARVDEIAARTRTTKRMIYYYFGGKEQLYLAVLERAYAEIRAAERTVDVDHLDPVAAVRRLAEVTFDHHEAHPAFIKLVGVENAQHAKHMNHVARLVDLNSSAVDLLRGVLDRGRAEGAFRDDVDALDVHMMISSFCFFRVANRHTWGALFDRDLLDESRRGHYRTMLGDLVTGYLRK
- a CDS encoding peptidase gives rise to the protein MRSLSALIALGFIMLPSPALADPSEEPKPAAGINSAGTSFLTAVTIAAGQPVKVGAVTGDYLYWSFPAEAGQRPELAVTVDLSKAADRTGAQSWTVEVFDGLRRRQACVGGEQSPVAAASDTELTLGCRLRQVRSWAEPWDGDPLPGTYYVRLSSTDLPEKDLGLPIDVALSLDLLNGDTSADQGSLAAPLVPDNRPGEVLTAAPSPSATAEAEADGISLDWLPDFSSRWVWTAAGGVIAAITGLIGFSWTRRRRA
- a CDS encoding VWA domain-containing protein, with product MSLSWPWALLAVLAVPLLLTARWWLNRRRKRTAVTVSSIALIRAALPGRTAWRRRIPVYLFLAGLFALAGGVARPQASVTVPSNDTTILLAIDVSGSMCNTDIAPNRLAVAVDAAREFVEAQEGDTRIGLVAFSGIAGLLVAPTADKAPLLKAIENLKTGRGTAIGQAILTSIDAIAEINPEVAGTGVELPETPDGTPIDYQPDTIVVLTDGSNTTGVDPVTAAQQAAARRLRVYTIGFGTTDPQQMVCTPDQVSGDSAFTGGSFGGGGFGGGGRGGGNREIDEEALTQVADLSGGRYFKAEDAEQLTDVLADLPREFGLTKRDVEISAWFLLLGTLLVVTGVTLSLWWNRGPAIRRP
- a CDS encoding VWA domain-containing protein, whose protein sequence is MTFLYPAVIAVAVLLSAAAVAGYVGLAKRRAAALEAAGFKSLGKRRHLPYALILAAVPVMLIGLARPQAEVAVPRVAGTVLLAFDISNSMSAGDVAPSRLAAAQQAAKGFVEDQPDTVDVGVLVFGSEALLTQAPTDDHAAAIAAIERVSPSGGTSLGKAILVALGTITGKPVNLPEQNGAAPDLGYWPSATIVVFSDGEETGGPDVQAAAELAAAAGVRIQTVGVGTAKGGTVEVDGFQLATALDETLLTAVAQVTGGTYYAAGDAGALAASTDSIDLRLTTEKEPIELTAPFTAAALLLLTLGGLLGIRWHGRII
- a CDS encoding Nramp family divalent metal transporter, with the protein product MLTETTTRELPEPLSLRRMIGPGVVAVGIGLAAGEIILWPYLTAIGGLGLLWLAFTTLAVQFVINMEIERYTLATGQTVVAGFSRWWKGWGVIICLAGAFQYVWPGWATSGSTVFTYLIGGGDPVWITVATLVIIGVLLSLSKVVYRTVERVEAVKVALTLFFLAVVVVFVISLSTWGDGAKATVTEFGQIPDGITFTMLLSAIGAAGAGGVHNLVLSNWIRDKRYGMGAHVPRLISPITGQEEAAGGGDRYTFPLDETSMGRWKVWWKRANVEHLVTFVAVCFVTIGVMSLLAYETLFGRGDLKSDPSFLRIQGEIFADEVGPWLKLLFLAVAAVSLWAAAMGLLDIIGRVASDFLRRNYLAGSARWTEPRIYLTVVWAEIVLGSAILLAGFTQPLGLLIVSTCAASVVTLLYSILLVKLNTRDLPAPVRMRGWRLGGMIVAIGFYGFFAVAMVVTQLDKL
- a CDS encoding shikimate dehydrogenase, coding for MEIDMAAFRCGLIGAGIGTSLSPALHEAEGRHHHLGLTYTLFDTGKTADLERLLDEADRAGFAGLNITHPFKQQVIEHLDDLSPLARDINAVNTVVFRDGRRQGHNTDAYGFAESFRSQLPDVAVRHVVQLGAGGAGAACAHALRELGAERLTIVDPDRARGAELADRIGARHATTATPELLADADGLVNASPIGMHHHPGTPLPAESLHRGLWVADIVYMPLETELLRAARARGLRTIGGTAMCAYQAAAAFELFTGRTPDIARMLLHLSQILERQC